The DNA window AATAAGATTGAACGCAGTGAGCAATGCATTCTAGAGACGGGAGCGCGCTGGCATCCATCATCACATTTTGTTTGCCTAATTCGAAATGCAGTTGTCGTATCATGCTCTCATAACTCTCCACACTCACTGAGGCGTCTTCCCATAGACCATCTGCTTCGCCATCTGTGTAATTAGTTGAGTTGCTCCCTGGCGTTGATGCATTGTTGGCACCAGCCATACGTCTTCCTCTCCATTTTCGAGCAGCTTGACCGCCAAAGGGCGCACGGGAGCCATCTCCGTCTACATAGTAACTCCCAGCCGTCGATTTGACTCCGTCCAAGCCCGATTTGCTAGAAGAATAAGTTGAATGGCTAGTACTGTTGAGACTGGTATCATGTCGATCAATACCATGCGCCTGTGCATTGGTACGCGAAATGCATTGTCGGCTGGAATCAGGCAAAGCTTCCACgtttgagaagaaaaaaggcagatacAGATCATTCTTGTCATTCTCAGCGTAGGGAGGCACAGCAACAAGGCCATCCCATCCGAGAGAGCCAGATTGTTCTGGAGACATCCAGTTCATAGAGAGAAGATCCAGGGCCTGCTCATTAAAGCCTGAGATGGAACTGAACTCGTAGATTCGCTGGGCGCCGGGGTCTATaggctcagcagcctgaGAAAGCTCAAACATGGCTGGCTGTTGATTCCAAGCGTTGGCTCTGGATGACAAATTGTTGCCATTTGCCCCTTCTGGATTATAGTCGTTCATGTTTACAGGTACCGCTGGTCCAGTCGCAAGTAGTGAGGTCTCTTCCTCGGTGTGTCCCTCGGCTGTTTGGTGAGCCGCATCCAGACTCAAATATGGTGGCTCATTACCAATCTCCACTCTCGTGTCGATGATTGTTGTAGCCTTGGATTTCCGTGTTGAAGGAAAGGTGCAAGTCAAACTGCGCTGAAGGCATCGCCTACACGGATCACTCCGGGAGCAGCGAGCTCGGCTTGTGGCGCATTGCCTGCATGCCCTGGAACGTGTGATAGTATTTGCTTCTTCGCGGTCCCGTTCATGAGACGTGCGGTGGCGATTCAAGACATCCCTATAAAACTTCATAAACATTGAACGCTAGGCTTAGACACAGGGCAGAGTAAGCTGTGTGCAGGCGACTTACTGGCGAGCAAATCCTTTTCCACAAACGAGGCACTTAAAGGGCCTCTCACGAGTATGGCTCCTCGTATGTCGTGCAAGATGTTCTTGCCTGCTAAAAGTCGCATCGCAAATGTCGCATTTCTTATCCGTGCCTTGTTTTGATCCAGCCGGACTGGCAGCTGCCATGCCTGACATTTGTCTCGAAGAGTCAAAGAGCAATGGGGTTGGGGCTTGCAGCGGTTACAGCAGGGCATGTCTCTGTTTCCCACGAGTTGGCATACTAGAAGGATGAGAGAAGCAGCCTGGATTAGAAGTCAAGAACCTGCAGAGAGAAAGCTTGGGCAATATGGAGATGTCTGGGCAAGCTGGAGCAGCCACACACAAGATTTCTTTCATCACATCATCAACTACAAGCTCCATCACTGGTGCTGATTCTTTAGTGACCAAACCCCGCAGACTCGTCCCCTGTGAGCCACCATTGCGGAGTATTTCTGCACTGCGATGCTACCTAGTCTAAATTGAACCTTGTCCCGTGCCAGGAAACTTGATTACAGTGAAGTCGCGATATTGCCTGTAAAAGTAAAGTGCCATTCTTCAAATGAGAAGCGTGTTCGATTTTTTTGGATAAGCCGACGGTAAATTGGTACGGCTTGTAAAGAGTAATATGGCCTTGCCACAAAGTTAGTCACATGAAATTGTAACCATCCTGATTCTTATCGCTTGAGTAGCCAGGCGCCAAGGTTAAATTGGGAAAGACTGATTCTCAGATTTGAACCGTTTGATCCACTCTAAACACATGCAGACGATTTGAAGATCAATAAGAATTTCTATACATTTGAGCATTTCCAAAGGCCTTTTCAACATACCTACTGAGTTTATTCATGCTGGTTTTTAAGGATTTACCGACTAAAGTGACATTTGCGGTCCGCTTTCCATTACTCCATGCAAGTTCGTGTAAATTCCCGGCGGGGTTGTAACCCCAGTTCGCTTTTGCCGCCGGATGGTTAACTGTGGAGGCCAAGGAAAACGAAGCATGACTTGACAACTTTCATCTTCACACAAATTtgtggaggagaagcagcctgGCTTGTCAGATCTCAATCCCTGATTCCAGATCTCGCTCTTTCTCCGCAGCGGTACTGCTCAATACCACGGTGCATCAATGGATATCGTGGAAGACTTACTGGatgagaaacaagaaaatgcATGCCGGCACTTTGTTCCGGTGGGGTAGTTGATCTCCAAGGACCAAGACCTTTGCATGTTGCAAGAAAGCCGAATAAAAGCGATAAGCCTTCCTTGAAATCGTATTGTTGTAGAGCACTCTCAAGTATTATAATCACTTTGCCATAATGCTTCGTCCTATTGCTTCGCTATTCCCGTTGTTGATTGCCACTTCTGGTACGGCGGCTCAGCAGACTCGACAGTCATCCCAAGGGACAGCAACTATAGATATCGGCCAAACTCATGGCTCGGCGACATTTCTTGCATCTGGATTCATCTACGGCTGGCCAGATAATGGCACATCTGCCTCAACCCAGATCCCTGAGAATCTGGTAACGGGGTTCAACTTCAATGCGAATCGTGCCGGCGGAGCTCAGCTCCCCGTTGGAGGATGGGCTACAGGTGGTTTAAGCGGCTATACTGAAAGATTCCAGTCGGCCTTGTCAAATTACCGAACCACGCGCAAATATGGCGGAGAGTTTATCCTCCTGCCTCATGATCTGTGGGGTGCAGATGGTAGCGAGGGATCAGCGTCTCTATTCCCCGGTGACAATGGGAATTGGactgagatggaggctttTTGGTCTCAATTGATGACGGATCTGAAGAATAGTGACATGCTGGATAGCCTCATCATTGACCTCTGGAACGAGCCCGATGGCACGGGTTTTTGGCCTCGCACGTGGGATCAGTTTCTGGAGTATTGGAACCGCGCTTTTACACTTATCAGGTACGTCTGGCTTTTGTCATTCATTATGCCATTTGGAACATACTAATACCTCCCACAGAGCTGGACTGCCTGGAACTCTCATCAGCGGCCCAGCTCTATCAGGTGCACCCGGCCTCCAGAACGACAACTGGCTCACCTGGCTCCCATCCATCGTTGGCAACGACACTGTACCGGACCACTACTCTTGGCATCAAATCGGATCAGGGAATCGCTGCCCTGATTTGACTGTGCCAGACTTTAATACGCTACTCGCACGATTTGGCGCACCAGCGAGGCCAATCGACAATAACGAATATGCGTTGCAATCAGAACAGAACCCGGCGAATGCAGCGTGGTACATGTCTCAGTTCGAGCGTCACGATATCCGTGCCTTGCGCGCCAACTGGGCCAGCGGCTCTGATCTGCACAACTGGATGGCCAATCTTGTATACAGCAATAATGGCACTTACTATCCCAACGGTGAGTGGCAGGTGTATCACTATTATGCAGGGATGAGTGGTGAGAGGCTTGTGACAACCGCCTCTTCCGACACTCAGTTTGATGCCTTTGCTACTCGCCAAGGAAATGCGATCAAGATCCTGGCTGGTACCAGAACGATTCAGGCGCCTTACGATATTAGCGTCAGTAATCTCAGCCAGATTGGCCTTGGACCAAGTGGAAGTATCAATGTTCACGTTTACCGGTTTGATTGGAATGGGACAGAAGGTGAGGTTGACGGCCCTGTTGATCTCGGCACGGTACAGTACTCCTATGCTTCAGACACGGTAAGCCATCCAGATGCTCCTGTAGATTGATCGCGCATACTAAGCAATGATAATTCACAGCTCACCATCACTCTGGATCCGCCAACAAACTCGACTGCCTACGCCTATGAATTCTCTGGAGCCTAACCAGCGTCAGGTCAGGCGCCAAAATGGAGAGACCGTTTCTAGTCGCTGTGTAGACATCCCAATCTTGATAGTGGGTAACAGGTTCGATTAGTACAAATATACTGGTTATAATAACTATAAATCTCACAGTCCTTATGGAAAAGCTCAATTACGTCTATGCGCAGCCCACCGGTGACTTAACCACTAAAACAAAACATGCATGATGGAAGTTGCTGTCTCTTCTAACGGGCTTATACTTGCATCTCCGGCTGTATCCGATCGGGATGGGCCTCGAGCATGAAGATTTCACTTTGGCCTGTAGCCTTTACCCTATGCCCTGAGCAATATACGAGATCAAATTGGTTCCTACATTcatgcttttctttctcgctctttctctttcctgGTGTCATCTCTCCACCGGAAATAATTTGGTAGGCTCTCTATCCCCGCATCGTGTACCCGTAACCCAATAGCTTTTGGCGGTTAATTACTTTAGCCTTGTGTGCTTTTTACCTTTCCCTCAGCTATAGGCGCGCTTACCACAAAGCTGGAGTAGGCTGTGCTGTTTACAACTCCACCGTAAAAGCCATCAGGTTGGACTACAGCTTGGCACATTGCATCTTTCGAGGTTCCTGTTGACATGGTATGAATCGGAGAGTTTTATCCTGTAAATACGCAGCAACTTGGAGCTGGAACGGCCCCAGCACAGGGACGCCGCCAAAAGTCCGGTGGGGGTGGAGCCAGATCAGCGAAATTGCGAGCCGGGAAGTGAGAGGGTGTGCTGAAGAGCTGTGGGAAGCTGTTGAGGGGAGCAATTCGCGGTCTGGTCAGAGGAATGATGGAGAGGTGCTTACAACCGTCTTCTCGGGAACTCGGGGGATTTCTCTCGCATCACGTCAGACCGAGATAATTATTCCGGTGGTGGCCATAGAGATAGACGCAGTCGTCATAGTCGCCTTACACTTACATTTGCTCCAAATTTATTGCTGAGCTCAGTTTAAAGCCCAGCTGCTGAAAAGAAATCTTCCAACTTCTACTTTTGTGGTTACCGCTCAGCGTGATTGTATTATTGAGTCTGATATATCTACGCGCGCCAGAGCACGATAGAAGCATAAGAGAAGGAATCAGTTCGCGATGCTACACTCTGAAGAAAATCGCCTCGTCTTCACTTACGACGGCGAAACGCTATGGATCGAGCCATGGGGCGCAAATGCGCTGAGAATTCGCGCAACCAAGCTCCCCTCGATGCCGCAGCAGGACTGGGCGCTCCAGCCGCCTGCTTCATCAACGCCCAGCATTAAAATTACCCAAAAgagcggcatcatcatcaatggCAAGATCAAAGCCGACATCAGCAAGTCGGGCAAGATCATGGTGTGGAACTCCAAGGGAGAGTTGCTTCTCGAGGAGTATACGCGGAATCGGCGAGACGTGCTCGATCCCAAATGCAGCGCCATCGAGGTCTCGGCTCGTGAGTTCAAAGGCATTCTTGGGACAGACAACTACTACCTCACGATGCGCTTTGAGAGTGTTGATCCGAATGAAAAGATCTATGGCATGGGACAGTATCAACAGCCCTTTTTCGACCTCAAGGGCACCGATCTTGAACTGGCCCATCGCAACTCCCAAGCAAGCGTGCCATTTGCGCTCTCGTCTCTTGGCTACGGCTTTCTGTGGAACAATCCATCTGTTGGACGCGCCGTTCTAGGCCGTAATATTATGAGCTTCGAGGCATATTCCTCCACAACTCTGGACTATTGGGTGGTGGCAGGCGACAGCCCAGCAGAGATTGAGGAAGCCTACGCGAATGCGACTGGCAAAGTCCCAATGATGCCGGAATACGGCCTTGGCTTCTGGCAATGCAAGCTGCGCTATCAAACTCAGGAAGAGCTTCTCAATGTTGCCCGAGAATACAAGAAAAGAGACTTGCCTCTAGATCTCATTGTCATTGACTTTTTTCATTGGCCGACGCAGGGCGAATGGAAGTTTGATCCCACATACTGGCCAGATCCAGATGCAATGGTTCGGGAGCTTAAGGAGATGAAGGTTGAGCTGATGGTTTCAATTTGGCCCACGGTTGATAGGCGCTCTGAGAATTACGAGGAAATGGTCGAGCGCGGCTATCTCATCCGCGTGGATCGTGGCATACGCACCGTCATGGAGTTCCAGGGCAACACGGTTCATTTTGATGCGACCAACCCAAAGGCAAGAGAGTACGTTTGggagaaggcaaagaaaaattatTACGACAAAGGGATTAAAGTCTTCTGGCTGGATGAGGCGGAGCCCGAGTATACAGCTTATGACTTTGAAAACTTCAGGTACCACCTCGGCTCCAACCTCAGCATCGGAAACCTCTATCCCGTTTCATACTCAAAAGGATTTTACGACGGCCTTAGAAAAGAAGGGCACGAACAGATTGTAAACTTGGTTCGCTGTGCGTGGGCCGGCAGCCAGAAATACGGCGCCTTGGTCTGGAGCGGCGATATTGCCTCTTCATGGTCCAGCTTCAACAATCAGCTCGCAGCAGGACTCCACATGGGCATCGCAGGAATCCCCTGGTGGACCACCGATATCGGGGGATTCCACGGAGGCGATCCCAACGATCCAGCCTTTCGAGAACTATTTGCTCGCTGGTTCCAGTGGGGTGCTTTCTGCCCTGTCTTTCGACTCCATGGCGATCGAGAACCGCACAAGCCTCAACAAGGCACCACTGGCGGCGCAACGTGTGTAAGCGGCGCAGATAACGAAGTGTGGTCGTACGGTCCGGAGATTTACAGCATCTGTAAAAAGTACATGACTCTGCGTGAAAGCATGAGGCCATACACCAGGAAGCTCATGGAGGCTGCCCACGAGAAGGGAACACCTGTTATGAGGACGCTATTTTACGAGTTTCCAGAGGATGAAAAATGCTGGGAAGTCGGCAAGCAGTACATGTTTGGTGATAAATATCTATGCTGCCCGGTTCTGAAGCCTGGTGTGACTGAGATAGAGGTATATCTGCCAAAGGGAGCGAGCTGGAAGGGTGCTGATGGCGTCGACTTACCGGGGGGGCAGACACTTCAAGTCAAATGCCCGATAGACTATATGCCTGTGTTTGAAAGAGTTTGAGATAAAGCCCTCTTGTACACTCTTTCTTGGTTATCACGAATAGATTATACGGTTTCTAAAATCCCGAGCCCTTACCTGGAATTTGCCATGCAGCGGCCACTTAGCCCTTGATACCTACGTCTGACGTTATAGTTGTAGCGTCAAGTTGTATTGGTTTTGCAGTTGTAATCAACGGGTTCTTATAGGCTAAGCCGACTTATAGTTTAAAACGCAAGGTACAAAAACCTTACTTGAATTGCCCTGATTTAATTGCAAGCAACGTAATCAATGTTTTGTATTATAAGGATATATGGATGGTAAAAGGGCAATTAATTCCCAGAATCATAGGGTAGCGGGGATGCTTAGAAGGCAAAATTTTAATGTGGAAAGTATTCGAGCACCAGGTGAAAAGCCGActaattatttttacttGGATAAAAACCGAGGGTTCAGTATTCATTAATTCCGGCATTTTAACTGTGTTGGGGGCGACAGTCAGCCCCGTTTGTGGCGGTTGGATCTGTGATTCTTTGTAATGTGTTGAGCATGCGCTGCTCTCTCAGGTATCTATCTATCTTTGGGTAAGACGTAACACATTGTATCTCGCATCTCGCTCTAAAACACAAATGCTCAGAAACAAGCTGAGAAGACAGAGCCTATATGATCTCACGTAGGGAACTACTGTCTCTCATGGAGCGTGGGACAACAGGCTTGCCAACTGGCATAGCCGGGACACCAGGCAACCAACTTGACTTCCATAACGTATAGATCGGAGGCTTCTTAACGCTTGTAAATTGGGTATATGTCGCAGGCCCATCAGAGCGACGGAGAATTAAGACAACTGATTCCTTTCATCTGCTGTGCAAACGATATCTAGTTGTCAATCCCCGCGACTCTGATGGCCCGTCGGGTAGGTGATTAGGTGATATTAACTAGTGGGCGGAGGAAAGATGCCAGCCTCCTTGACGAAACTCCATGACAGATTGCTTCATACATTTTCTTCAGTAATGAGGAAGCTTCTGACTTTTGATCCCTCCATCTGCAGCTCTTCCTCGCTCTCGTTGTCCCCCTTGTGTCGGTTCGACGACTTCCACACGGATTTCGGATCGGCagtgatggtggtgattgtCGTTTGGAAGTTTCCGGGGTAATTGTCCACCAGCTTGATGTGTCCGTTTGactcctcgtcctcttcgcgGTTGAAAGTCGCGAGACTGAAGGGGTCTCTTGACTTGTTCTTTCTCGATCGGCCGGTGGTCTGGCGGTTGCCCGCGGATTCTCCGGTGGGTGGCAAGTTCGATCCCATTGTCGACCAGCCAAGTTTGGCTGCAATCTTGCGGAAGAGCGGTCGGATGGTGGCGAGGCTGCCGGCTGTGATGGCCAGGCCTTGTTCGACGGTTGACCAAATGGCGATGTCGATCGTGGCCCCTACAAAACGCCCCTGTTAGTTAATCTGAACTTGAAGAAACAGGGCAGGGGTCCCTTGGTAGGAGTAAACTTACACAAGAAGTCAAGGGTCTTGAAGTCCTTGACATAGGGGAATCGAACAACGACGGCAATACTCGCACTGTTTATAGATACTTAGCAAAGGCctaacaaaagaaaagagaggaattAAGAACTTACACGCAAGCCATCAGCATGACGGGGATCAATGCAAGCTTGGTCTTGTTGTTCATCTGGAGCTGCATGATGAGCACAATGGGGAGCAGCGCAAAAGTAAAGTCGCAGATGACGCTAAAAGCACTGTAGAGGTAGGTaaaggcgatgatgacgtCGATGTTGATGCAGTTTCCGTCTTGGTTCTTGTTCCAGAAAAAGGAAATGGGGTGGCACTGGAACGTGGTGATGAACAAGAAGCAGATGCCCGTGATGACACTGAGCGacatgacgatgaggatgatcCAGTTGTGTATCTTCTCGACGGTGATGCGGAGAAGGAAGTATCCAATGGAGATTTTGGTGAGAACCATTGTTACGCAGTACCAGATGTAGCAGAAGTACCAGTACTGTGTGATGTTAGAAGTGGCTGAGAAATACAGGCTCTGTGATTGTAGTCAACACCTACCATCAACGCTTCCTGGATATCGTGTTCCTGGAGATCCCAGTAATGGCGGCCGGTGCCATAATGTACGCCCGTGAGACATACAGAGCAGAAAGCTATAAAGGTCATCTGCAGTCGGAGGGTGAGCAACTCGTCATCGTGGATAATGCGTGGTTTGTCCGTCACTTACCATGGCAAAGACCATGAGATAATCATCCACGCCAAAGGCCTTGACGAGGCTTATCCTGACATAGCATCTGAGAATAATGGCCGTGAGTGAAAAGGCCAGGAGCACAGCTACCACAGCAATGAGCTGTGGACCACGATTTGGAACGCCCATCGCGGCTGTGGGTTGATGCAAAAGTTGTCGAAGGCgaagggagaaggaagagaaaacgCCTTTCGGAAACGAGCGGAAAGTGAAAGGTCAATGTCTATATCTATACACGAAGCATCACATCTCTTATAGCATCAACAATGGCAGTGTCAAAACTCGGTTCGAGCATAAGTAGCAATTAAATTTCGCTTTTTGCCCCTGCCCGCATCGCAGACTCCAGGAAGCGGCAGGCTAGTATCTACGTAGCGTCCTGATCGGCGGCTGCTTGCCCTTTATAACAGACCGtcttctcgccatctcccgCTCAATCTCAACAGTTACAGAATTTTCTCCGTCAGTGGCGCAGTGGGAGCGTGGGAAAAAAACGAAGTTGAGTATAAAACTGGGGAGCCGGCAGGGGGCAGTACGAGTCATGTCAGGGGTTAGCAACTCTTGCGGGGGCCAAGACAAGCCCTCGCCGACGCGGATATTAGCCCAatgcggcagcagcattgtcGTGACGGGCCAAAGAGGCCCAAGCATCTCGCGATCTATCTCGAGGCCCCAGGCACGCATCGGCTTTGCATTGACTTGCTCGCTCACTCCGTGCAAGACAGCCACGTTCTCGATTCGTCGGTGGGTAGAATGCTACCAAATCGACAAACCCCCAGCTCTCTGGACTGGCAGTGATTATCTGTGGGGGAGCTGAAGGAGATCACCCCCTGCCACGGCATGTGTGCGTATTAGACTATTAGTGTCTCTTCGGCGCCCGCCCACAAGTGCCTGCGTTAGTTGAATGCCGCCCCTTTCACAGCAACAGCGCAGGCAGATGGCAGGGAGAATCTGTTCCGCGAACGAAGCTATGGCTATCCATCCAACTGACACTCGTATCCCCGATATCTTCGCCCCTTGACTCCCTGTTGACAGCCAGCTAGCCGGATGTGCTTCCAACTCCACTCCCTGTTTTGGTGATGGCGGAGTTTAGCAACGCTGGTATTTAACCCGGCTGACGACGTGTTGGGTAGATGTAAATGTGATAGAGAGAGCATGCCCGTCTATAGAGTTCTGACCAGCCCTGAGCTCTACAACTCCGGCACATGCAGCACTGCCCGAGATAGAGTTGAGGCGACCAGGCCTCGGCTACGGGCTCATGTCCATCCCAATTAGCTGGGAGCTGCTAGCTGTTACCCCCTCAGCGCCCTTCTACAACGCAACCCTCTAAGTTTTCTCTGGACCTGCTAGGGCTGCCGACGAACCCAAACAGGGTGAAGAATTACCCACAGTTCCACTCTTTAGCGACCAACTGTTTCggctttgtctttgctcgGTATAAGATCGCTGAAAAGGCTGAATGCTAGTAATGTTAGTTTGCTACTAAAACTTGTTAACGAAGCTCGATATACCAAAAAGGGTCC is part of the Trichoderma atroviride chromosome 1, complete sequence genome and encodes:
- a CDS encoding uncharacterized protein (EggNog:ENOG41~SECRETED:SignalP(1-20)), whose amino-acid sequence is MLRPIASLFPLLIATSGTAAQQTRQSSQGTATIDIGQTHGSATFLASGFIYGWPDNGTSASTQIPENLVTGFNFNANRAGGAQLPVGGWATGGLSGYTERFQSALSNYRTTRKYGGEFILLPHDLWGADGSEGSASLFPGDNGNWTEMEAFWSQLMTDLKNSDMLDSLIIDLWNEPDGTGFWPRTWDQFLEYWNRAFTLIRAGLPGTLISGPALSGAPGLQNDNWLTWLPSIVGNDTVPDHYSWHQIGSGNRCPDLTVPDFNTLLARFGAPARPIDNNEYALQSEQNPANAAWYMSQFERHDIRALRANWASGSDLHNWMANLVYSNNGTYYPNGEWQVYHYYAGMSGERLVTTASSDTQFDAFATRQGNAIKILAGTRTIQAPYDISVSNLSQIGLGPSGSINVHVYRFDWNGTEGEVDGPVDLGTVQYSYASDTLTITLDPPTNSTAYAYEFSGA
- a CDS encoding uncharacterized protein (CAZy:GH31); protein product: MLHSEENRLVFTYDGETLWIEPWGANALRIRATKLPSMPQQDWALQPPASSTPSIKITQKSGIIINGKIKADISKSGKIMVWNSKGELLLEEYTRNRRDVLDPKCSAIEVSAREFKGILGTDNYYLTMRFESVDPNEKIYGMGQYQQPFFDLKGTDLELAHRNSQASVPFALSSLGYGFLWNNPSVGRAVLGRNIMSFEAYSSTTLDYWVVAGDSPAEIEEAYANATGKVPMMPEYGLGFWQCKLRYQTQEELLNVAREYKKRDLPLDLIVIDFFHWPTQGEWKFDPTYWPDPDAMVRELKEMKVELMVSIWPTVDRRSENYEEMVERGYLIRVDRGIRTVMEFQGNTVHFDATNPKAREYVWEKAKKNYYDKGIKVFWLDEAEPEYTAYDFENFRYHLGSNLSIGNLYPVSYSKGFYDGLRKEGHEQIVNLVRCAWAGSQKYGALVWSGDIASSWSSFNNQLAAGLHMGIAGIPWWTTDIGGFHGGDPNDPAFRELFARWFQWGAFCPVFRLHGDREPHKPQQGTTGGATCVSGADNEVWSYGPEIYSICKKYMTLRESMRPYTRKLMEAAHEKGTPVMRTLFYEFPEDEKCWEVGKQYMFGDKYLCCPVLKPGVTEIEVYLPKGASWKGADGVDLPGGQTLQVKCPIDYMPVFERV
- a CDS encoding uncharacterized protein (EggNog:ENOG41~TransMembrane:7 (o12-31i43-66o86-109i121-142o162-190i202-220o240-260i)); this encodes MGVPNRGPQLIAVVAVLLAFSLTAIILRCYVRISLVKAFGVDDYLMVFAMMTFIAFCSVCLTGVHYGTGRHYWDLQEHDIQEALMYWYFCYIWYCVTMVLTKISIGYFLLRITVEKIHNWIILIVMSLSVITGICFLFITTFQCHPISFFWNKNQDGNCINIDVIIAFTYLYSAFSVICDFTFALLPIVLIMQLQMNNKTKLALIPVMLMACVASIAVVVRFPYVKDFKTLDFLWATIDIAIWSTVEQGLAITAGSLATIRPLFRKIAAKLGWSTMGSNLPPTGESAGNRQTTGRSRKNKSRDPFSLATFNREEDEESNGHIKLVDNYPGNFQTTITTITADPKSVWKSSNRHKGDNESEEELQMEGSKVRSFLITEENV